A region of Porites lutea chromosome 13, jaPorLute2.1, whole genome shotgun sequence DNA encodes the following proteins:
- the LOC140923380 gene encoding uncharacterized protein, producing the protein MMYLSFFLLNFVSFFVNGVSNSSVSSINKDPCHYCNIDLNCHYTDLGNAVKSLESKVDSFFKQNNKSFGIGNAIKSLEAKVESLTGLSNNTSGVGDSVKTLEEKMESFLGLNNKTLGIGDAVKSLHAKVEGFSGLINKTSGVADALKYLEVKMDNVLINKTLESKIESLSELRNKTSRIDDAVKSLEAKVQNLIALIYRTSSAPQPAPKRAQSVATCVDKSPHCGRWAIIGECTKNPGYMLTSCCVWCNHMKTLKNISSTSCTNQDQNCLSWANTDECCKNPAHMLEYCCASCKAKGFTAP; encoded by the exons ATGatgtatttgtcattttttctccTCAACTTTGTTTCGTTTTTCGTTAATGGCGTCTCAAATTCGTCTGTGAGTTCAATTAATAAGGACCCCTGTCACTATTGCAACATTGATTTGAATTGCCACTACACGGACCTTGGCAATGCCGTAAAGTCCTTAGAATCGAAGgtggacagtttttttaaacaaaacaacaagtcCTTTGGAATCGGCAATGCGATTAAGTCTTTAGAGGCAAAGGTGGAGAGTCTTACTGGACTTAGCAACAACACTTCTGGCGTCGGTGATTCCGTAAAGACCTTAGAAGAAAAGATGGAGAGTTTTCTTGGACTGAACAACAAGACTTTGGGAATCGGCGATGCGGTCAAGTCTTTGCATGCAAAGGTGGAGGGTTTTTCTGGACTGATCAACAAGACATCTGGCGTTGCCGATGCCTTAAAGTACTTAGAAGTGAAGATGGACAATGTATTGATCAACAAGACTTTGGAATCAAAGATTGAGAGTCTTAGTGAACTGCGCAATAAGACTTCCCGAATCGACGATGCGGTCAAGTCCTTAGAAGCAAAGGTTCAGAATCTAATTGCTCTGATTTATCGTACTTCTTCAGCTCCACAACCGGCTCCGAAACGGGCACAGTCAG TTGCAACATGTGTTGACAAATCGCCTCATTGTGGCCGCTGGGCGATCATTGGTGAATGCACTAAAAATCCCGGATACATGCTGACATCCTGCTGTGTGTGGTGCAACCATATGAAAA CTTTGAAGAACATTTCAAGTACCTCTTGCACAAACCAAGACCAAAATTGTCTTTCTTGGGCAAATACTGACGAGTGCTGCAAAAACCCCGCCCATATGCTGGAATATTGCTGTGCCTCATGCAAGGCTAAAG GTTTCACGGCTCCGTGA